ATCTCTTGTTGGACAAATGATTCTGCCTAAATATGACAAGGCAAGATGCACCGCAAAGTGGGCAAACAGGGGAGTGGATCAATCATGCAGCGTTTTCGCTATCGCTATCTTATGAGCGCGTCCGTCACGGCGGCCTGTACTCTTCTGGCGGGCGTCCCCGCTTTCGCCGCCGATGATCAGCAAGTTGTCGCAGCCAGTCCTTTGGCGCAGCAAGTGCCCGGCTCATCTCCCGCCAATTCTCAGGATATCATCGTGACCGGCGTGCGGGCCAGCCTCCGCTCGGCCCAGGCGATCAAGCGCAATGCCAATCAGATCGTTGATTCCGTTGAGGCGACCGACATCGGCAAGCTGCCTGACGCCAACACGGTCGAGGCGCTGCAGCGCATCACCGGCGTGCAGATCCAGCGCCGCTATGGCGAGGGCGCGACCGATTTCGACCACCGCACACAGCCCGCCATCACGGTGCGCGGGTTGACGCAGGTCAGCAATTTCATCGATGGACGCGCGGCGATTTCGGCGGCGGGCGGGCGTTCGCTCGATCTGGAGGCGCTGCCGCCTGAACTGCTGGCGGGCATCGATGTCTACAAGAATCCGCCCGCCGATACGATCGAGGGCGATATCGCCGGTGTGGTCAACATCCGCACCCGCCTGCCTTTCGATGCCAAGGGGCAAGTCATCAGCGCCACGGTCAAGGGCAATTATTATGACCGCGCCAAGAAGACGGGCGACAGTTTTTCTCTGCTCTACAGCAATCGCTTCGATACCTCGATCGGCGAGATGGGTTTCCTGGTCAACGTCAGCTATGCCAAGAGCTTCTATCAGCAGGATGCGCTGATCATCGGCGCCTATGGCCCCGTGCCCGCCGGAACCACCATTCCGGGCGCCCCGGCCAATGCGCAGGTGCCCTATGGTGTGCAGATCTATGACGACAGCGGCAACCGCCAGCGCATCGGTGCGGCCGGCGCCTTCCAGTGGCAACCCAACAGCACGTTGCTGGTGACGGCGCAAGCGCTCTATTCGCGCTACAAGTTCTACCGTCAGGGCAAATATTACTATTACAACAACAACGGCAATCCCTCGACCACGCCGCTCAATGGCGGGAACTTCACCTTTGACAGTTCGGGTTATGCCACCTCCGGCTCGCTCAGCAATATGGTCTTTGAATCCTCGCGTTTCGATCAGGATCTGACTGATACCGTCGGCAATTACACGCTGAATGTGAAATGGAACCCCAACAACCGGATCAAGAGCACCTTCGATTTCCAATATCTGAAATCGACCTACAATGCCGATCGCAACGGCTTCGTCATTTCGCTCTACGATCAGGCGGGTGAGACGCCTTACACCGCCCTGCATCAGAGCATCGTCGATTTCGATCTGCGCGGATCGCGGCCCGTCTGGAATGTGCGCGATCCCGGCCTGCTGTCCAACCCGGCCAATTACGCTTTCACCTATATGGCCGATGCCATTCAGCGCAACGAGGCCGATCAACTCGCGCTGCGCTACGATCTGGAATATGATGCCGAGGGCGGCTTCCTGAAAAAGCTGCGCGGCGGCGCGCGTTATGCCGACAGCACGGTTGATCTGCGCGGCACCTGGAACGCCTTCTGCCTGGTGCCCAGCGGCCCGAATGCGGCCTGCAACGCCACGGCGGGGACACCTTTTGTGCCGGTTTCGGCGCATCCCGAACTGGCAATCAGCGGCCCGTCCTCCAACTTCTTTGACGGACGCACGCTGACCGGCGGCATCCTCTATCCCAACTTCGAATCCGGCTCCAACCTTTGGGACAGCCTGACCAAGACCGAGGCGCTGTTCGGCGCGACGCCGAAGAACTATTTCGCCCCCGCCGATCTCAATCATCAAACGGAAAAGTCGATCAGTGGCTATGTCACGGCGGACTTTGCCAACCGGCTGTTCGGTCTTGATTTCGACGGCAGCGCGGGTGTGCGCGTGGTCAACACCAAGACCGGTTCCACCGGTGTGATCATCAACAATGACGGTTCGATGTCGCCGCTCGATGTGCGGCGCAGCTACACGAAAGCGCTGCCCAGCTTCAATTTGAGGCTGCATCTGGCACCCAAGGTTCAGGCACGTTTTGCCTTTTCGCAATCCTTCGCGCGGCCCAATTTCGACCAGATGTCGACCAATGTGACGCTCAATCAGGTGACGCAGGTCAGCCCGCTGACCGGGCGGCCCAGCGGCTCCTCGGGCAATCCCTATCTCAGCCCCATCACTTCGACCAATTATGACGCCACCGTGGAATGGTATTTCGCCCAGTCCGGATCGCTGACGGGTGGCCTGTTCTACAAGCAGGTCGATGGTTTTCTGGCCAGCGGTACGGTGGTGCGTAGCTACAATGGCACGCCTTTCGACATCGGAACTACGGTCAATTCGGGCAAAGGCACGATCAAGGGCTTTGAAATTGCCTATCAGCAGTTCTTCGATTTCCTGCCGGGCATCTTCAGCGGCTTTGGTCTTCAGGCCAATTACACCTTTGTCGACAGCAGCGTGACCAATCCTTTCGCGGCGACCGGCAGCAACATCCCGATGACCGTGCCATTGGAGAAGCTTTCCAAGCACAGCTATAATCTGGTGGGGCTCTATCAGAAGGGGCCGGTCTCGGGGCGCTTGGCGTGGAGCTGGCGCGGCACCTATCTGGATACCACTTATGGCAGCGGCGCCAATGGTTTGCCGCAGTTCCAGAAGCCCTATGCCTCGCTTGATGCTTCGGTGAGCTACAACATCACCAAGCATATTGCGGTGTCGCTCGATGCGGTGAATTTGCTCAACCGCATGACCGAAACCTACATCAACACCACCAGCCAGCCGCTGCAATATACGCTGAATGACCGGCGTTACGGCTTCTC
The Novosphingobium terrae DNA segment above includes these coding regions:
- a CDS encoding TonB-dependent receptor, encoding MQRFRYRYLMSASVTAACTLLAGVPAFAADDQQVVAASPLAQQVPGSSPANSQDIIVTGVRASLRSAQAIKRNANQIVDSVEATDIGKLPDANTVEALQRITGVQIQRRYGEGATDFDHRTQPAITVRGLTQVSNFIDGRAAISAAGGRSLDLEALPPELLAGIDVYKNPPADTIEGDIAGVVNIRTRLPFDAKGQVISATVKGNYYDRAKKTGDSFSLLYSNRFDTSIGEMGFLVNVSYAKSFYQQDALIIGAYGPVPAGTTIPGAPANAQVPYGVQIYDDSGNRQRIGAAGAFQWQPNSTLLVTAQALYSRYKFYRQGKYYYYNNNGNPSTTPLNGGNFTFDSSGYATSGSLSNMVFESSRFDQDLTDTVGNYTLNVKWNPNNRIKSTFDFQYLKSTYNADRNGFVISLYDQAGETPYTALHQSIVDFDLRGSRPVWNVRDPGLLSNPANYAFTYMADAIQRNEADQLALRYDLEYDAEGGFLKKLRGGARYADSTVDLRGTWNAFCLVPSGPNAACNATAGTPFVPVSAHPELAISGPSSNFFDGRTLTGGILYPNFESGSNLWDSLTKTEALFGATPKNYFAPADLNHQTEKSISGYVTADFANRLFGLDFDGSAGVRVVNTKTGSTGVIINNDGSMSPLDVRRSYTKALPSFNLRLHLAPKVQARFAFSQSFARPNFDQMSTNVTLNQVTQVSPLTGRPSGSSGNPYLSPITSTNYDATVEWYFAQSGSLTGGLFYKQVDGFLASGTVVRSYNGTPFDIGTTVNSGKGTIKGFEIAYQQFFDFLPGIFSGFGLQANYTFVDSSVTNPFAATGSNIPMTVPLEKLSKHSYNLVGLYQKGPVSGRLAWSWRGTYLDTTYGSGANGLPQFQKPYASLDASVSYNITKHIAVSLDAVNLLNRMTETYINTTSQPLQYTLNDRRYGFSLRATY